Within Candidatus Abyssobacteria bacterium SURF_5, the genomic segment AATCCTGATCGTTGATGACGAGCAAATCGTTGTCAGGTCGCTTTCCGATTGGTTTCGCGACGACGGATATTCCGTTGGAACGGCTTCGACCGCAAAGGAGGCGCTCGCAAAATTGACGGAGAGGGAGTGGGACATTTATCTTCTCGACGTGAAGATGCCGGGTATGAGCGGGCTCGAGCTTCAAAAGAAGATCAGGGAAATCAACCCGGACAGCATCATCATCATCATGACCGCCTACGCCTCGGTCGACTCTGCAGTGGAAGCCCTGAAGCAGGGGGCCTATGATTATCTCACCAAGCCGTTTGACCCTGAGCACCTGGGGCATCTCATAAGAAATGCTCTTGAAAAGAAAACGCTTGCCGTTGAGAATTCGAGGCTGAAACAGAGTATCGACGAGTCTGTCCTCAGTCATAATATCATCGGCGCCAGCGAAGGCATAAAGAAGGTCATCGAATCAATAGAAACGGTTTCCAACACCGAGACCTCCGTTCTTATTCGCGGCGAAAGCGGAACCGGTAAGGAACTAGTTGCCAAGGCTATCCATTCCAACAGCCGCCGCCGCTATATGCCGATGATCATCCTTAACTGCGGCGCCCTCGCCGAGAGCATCCTTGAAAGCGAACTGTTTGGCCACGAGAAAGGGGCCTTCACCGGCGCTCAATACAAGCGCAAAGGGAAATTCGAACTTGCGGACGGCGGAACTCTCTTTCTTGACGAAATCGGTGATATCAGTCAGAAAATGCAGATGGACCTGCTGCGTGTTCTCGATGAAAAAAAGATCAGGCGAATCGGCGGGGAAAAAGAGATCGCCGTTGATTTTCGGCTGATCGCCGCCACGAATAAGGATCTTGAGGCGGCTGTCGAGGCCGGCGTCTTTCGCTCTGATCTTTACTACCGCCTGAACGTCTTCTCGGTGACGATTCCGCCGCTGCGGCAGCGCCCGTCGGACATTCCCCTGCTGGCGGAACACTTCCTGAAGAAGTACGCCCAGACCACAAACAAGCACATCGAGAAAATAGCTGATGAAGCGCTGGAAAAACTGACGGGCTACACCTGGCCGGGCAACGTGCGTGAGCTGGAGAACGCGATAGAGCGCGCCGTGGTGGTCTGCAAATCCGATTG encodes:
- a CDS encoding sigma-54-dependent Fis family transcriptional regulator is translated as MEKDNVRILIVDDEQIVVRSLSDWFRDDGYSVGTASTAKEALAKLTEREWDIYLLDVKMPGMSGLELQKKIREINPDSIIIIMTAYASVDSAVEALKQGAYDYLTKPFDPEHLGHLIRNALEKKTLAVENSRLKQSIDESVLSHNIIGASEGIKKVIESIETVSNTETSVLIRGESGTGKELVAKAIHSNSRRRYMPMIILNCGALAESILESELFGHEKGAFTGAQYKRKGKFELADGGTLFLDEIGDISQKMQMDLLRVLDEKKIRRIGGEKEIAVDFRLIAATNKDLEAAVEAGVFRSDLYYRLNVFSVTIPPLRQRPSDIPLLAEHFLKKYAQTTNKHIEKIADEALEKLTGYTWPGNVRELENAIERAVVVCKSDCIKEEHFPFSASRPNHTPIGRSLEDMEQEHIFNTLTETQWNITQTARLLNIDRVTLYRKIKKYKLKKKSSSSQEFVG